TTCGGTAACGTTTCCTCGCAAAACTGCGGTAACCTCGTCCGGCTTGCCATTGAACGTGCCGAGAGGGCGATGGCAGGAGAACGGTAGCCGAAACGAAGGGTGCCCTTTTTAAGGGTACCCTTTAAAATCTTCTTACCGGCGCACGGCAATGAACTATAATGGTTGTATATAATAGTTGTAAAGGGCTTTTAAGCCTGCTTAAAACAGAAAGGAGCTGATTAAACTTGCCTATCAACGAAACACAAATAGCCATTAGGCTTTTTCTGGCGTTTTTGGTAGGTGCTGTGATCGGAACTGAGAGAAAGATCATGCACAAGCCGGCCGGGCTCAGAACTCACGCCCTGGTCGGCCTGGGCGCTGCTCTTTTTACCATCATCAGCGCTTACGGCTTCGTCGAATTCGGCGGCCCGCCCTACTACCGCACCAATATGGACCCTGCCAGAATTGCGGCGCAAATTGTGGTGGGGGTCGGCTTCATCGGCGGCGGGTTAATTTTCAGGGAGGAAAACAAGGTGAGCGGCCTGACAACGGCCGCCAGCATCTGGCTTACCGCCGCCCTGGGTACAGGAATAGGAGCCGGTATGTATTTTCCCGTCCTTATCGCGGCAGTTTTGGGCTTTATTGCCCTAAGACTGAACCGGATCCTGAAATTCTTCGGCATTAATCTCGAAGAGCACCACGACTAGCACTCCCCAGTAAAAATCATCCCGCCAGCTTAAAAACCGAAATCCCAGTAACTGCCGTGTATTTTTACAACTTCTTCAATAATTCCCATTACGTTTACTTTTACCGGTTTTTCATCTGCCGGCTGACTGCTGCTGCCGGCGTCCCAGCCGGCCATTGTATGCAATACCGCAAACACGCTTTCGGCCAGGGCACCCGGGTTATAGCCGCCTTCCAGTACGGCAGCCAGCGCCCCACCGCAGCAGGTGGCTATTTCGCATACTATTCCGGTCAGCGCCATATAACCGTACGGGGTCAGGCTCATCTGGCCGATCAAGTCGTCCCTGTGGGCGTCAAACCCGGCGGAAACCAGCACCAGTTGCGGGCGGTAGGCCAGCGCAACAGGCCGGAGGATGCGCCGGAAAACATGCTCATAGTCGGCGTCGCCCGACCTTTTGGGCAGGGGCACATTGATATTAAAGCCCTTTCCCTCCCCGTCCCCGGCTTTTGCCGCCTGGCCGGTGCCCGGGTAGCTCCAGTCGCGGTGGACGGAAAAGTACAGAACCGAGGGGTCGCTGTAAAAAATTTCTTCGGTACCGTTGCCGTGGTGCTCGTCCCAGTCAATTATCAGCACCCTGCTCAAGCCATACCGCTTGATGGCATAGCGCGCCGCTATGGCAGCGTTGTTAAAAAAACAGTACCCCATTGCCTGCCCCGGCCTGGCGTGGTGGCCGGGAGGACGCACCAGGGCAAAAGCGCTTTCCACCCTGCCTTCCAGCACCGCTTCTACTGCCGAAAGTGTTCCGCCTGCCGCCAGCAGGGCGGTTTCAAAAGTTTCAGGCGAACCGGTAGTGTTATTGCCAAAACTGCCCCCGCCCCGTTTAGAAAATTCTTTTACCCTTTCGATGTAAGCGGGCAGGTGCACCAGCGACACTTCCTCGACGGTGGCCGGACGCGGTTTGATTGTTACCAGTTTTTCCAGCATCCCGGCTATTTTCAAAATCTCATAAGTGTGCTTTACCCTGGCAGGGCTTTCCGGACAGCCGTGCGTTTCGTGGTCAAGGTAGGCGGCATCGTAAATCAGCCCGGTGCGCAAACCGATCCCCTCCATATTTTTCATTTGCGGTATCTATTCTATGCCCCCGGCAATTTAACCTCCAGCTTTTGCCTATTTAATGAAGAAACTCATTTTTTACTGCCCGAAAATAAAAGAGGATAAGCCCGTGCTTTGGCGAATAATCCAGCAGAGGAAGGGGGCAAGCCGGCAAATGAATGAAATAATGGATGAAATGTTGTTCAAACGGCTGTTAACGGCCGGGGAAGAGGAGGAAAACATCGAGGAGCTCATTGCGATGGGTTATTTCACAAGAAAAGGCGGCGTTATCTGCCGGACCAGGAAATACCGCGAGGAAACCGAAAATTTTATCAGCTCAAAAAAAGAACGCCTGTATGAGGTCATAAAAAGGCACGGAAGCGCCGAAGATATTCCCAGGGTCATGGGCGAAGCAGGAATTTCAGACTTCATCACCTTCATATTCCTGGCCGAAGAACTGGTTGCGGACGGAAGGCTGGTAAAAGACAGGGTTAAAAACTGCGTGGTTAAAGAGTAACTGCCGGCCGCACGGCAAACGGCAGGCCTCTCCTTTTTCCGGGGGAATGGCCTGCCGTAAGTTTTGCCGGGTTTATCTTCTGCCTGGCTGATCCTCCCGCCTGCCGTAGGGAAGCGGTATGAACTGCACGGACGGGCGCCGCTGGGGTGGCTGCGGGTAAAGGTCCATCAGGTAGTAGATTTCGCTCATCAGCCCCACGGTTACCGGGAGCCCCATTTCCTTCAGCTTCTCGCAGTCGATGGGATAATCGTGAGTCCAGGTACCGCTTGCAAGCAGTTCTGCCAGTTCTCTGGCCCTGGCCTCCTCCATTTTATCCGAAAGAAGAAAATAAAGAAATTCTTTTACCTGGGAGACGGCCTTAGAGGCAATTTCTGCCAGCATTAAGGTACGGTCGTCAACCCTGTCCCTGCCTTTCTGGCGGACCACCTCAAGCACCGACACCGCGGGAAATTCGCCCAATTGCGGGTCTACCGGGCCCAGAACGGCGTTTTCGTCCATCACAATTTCATCGGCGGCCAGGGCAATCATGGTGCCGCCCGACATGGCGTAATGGGGCACAAAAACGGTTACCTTCGCCGGGTGCTTCTGGAGCGCCCTGGCGATTTGCTCTGAAGCTAGAACCAGCCCGCCGGGGGTGTGCAGGACCAGGTCGATGGGCATGTCATCGGGGGTCAGCCGGATTGCCCGCAGGACGGCTTCCGAGTCTTCAATATTGATGTAGCGCGATATGGGTATGCCCAGAATGCTTATCGACTCCTGCCTGTGAATAAGGGTGATCAGGCGCGACTTGCGCTTTAACTCGATCTGGCGGATCAGCTTGAGCCTGACAATTTCCAGGCGCTGCTGCTTTAATAAAGGCAGAAAAGCCATAAACAAAAACACAAACCACAATATTTCGGTTAAACTAAAGGCCACGGCCACCACTCCTTTTGTTCTCATTATTTAACGGAAAATTATAAAAATTTCAAGTCAAATAATTCCAGAAAAACTTAACACAGATTTAACATTTGCTTTCCTGTAAGGTATGTTAATATTACGAAGGGGGCAATTTCCCAAGAGGTGAAGCTGATGTTCCTGAGCTTTTTAAGAAAAAAGAGAAAAGACATTTTTTTTGAGTATTTTATACTGGTCGTAAAGAATATCCAGCTTGCTTCCCAGGTGTTCAGGGAAGAACTGCACAATTTGAAGGACGCCGAGCAGTTTGCCCTTCAGATAAAAACCGTAGAAAACATGGGCGACCAGTACACCCATGAGATTATCATGGCCTTAAACAAAACCTTCATTACCCCTTTAGAACGGGAAGATATTCTCGATCTAACCATTAAGCTGGACGACATCCTGGATTTGATCGAAGCCTGCGCCTGGAGTTTCGACCTGTTCAACATAAGCGAGCCGGACGAATACATGAAGCTCTTTGCCAGAAACATCGAAATGTGCACCCAGGAAATAGTATATGCTATTAATTACCTGGTTGAGAAAAAACTTCCAGAAATAACCAGGCACACCCATAAGATTAACGACCTGGAAAATGTGGCCGACGACTTGCTCAGGGACAGTCTGAAGACATTATTCTCTACCTGCACCGATCCCATTGAGCTGATTAAAAGGAAAGAAATATACCACATGATGGAGGAAGTTACGGACGCCTGCGAAGACGTGGCCAACATTCTGGAAGGCATCATCATGAGAAACTCCTGAGGAGAAGGTAGAATGCCTGATTCAGCGCTGGTCATTATTGCCGCCGTTGTGCTTCTCGCTCTTTCGTTTGATTTCATCAACGGCTTTCATGATACAGCCAACTCCATAGCTACAGCCATCTCGACCAAAGCCATGCCGCCCAGGGCGGCGATTGTTCTTGCGTCCTTCATGAACCTCCTGGGCGCCCTTTCCTTCACCGGAGTAGCCAAAACCATCGGCGGCAAAATAGCCGATCCGCTCACCCTGGAACACGGCATGTACATCGTTGCCGCCGCTCTCATTGCCGGCATTGCCTGGAACCTGATCACCTGGTATTACGGCATACCCAGCAGTTCTTCCCATGCCCTGATCGGTTCCCTTACCGGCGCCGTCATCACCGCAGCAGGTTTTAAAGCAGTGAACTTCAGGGGTTTTCTGGCCATCCTGGAGGCCCTGATAATTTCACCTCTTGCGGCTTTTTCCACGGGCTTTGTCATCATGACCATGGTGAAAATCATTTTCCGGAACTGCCAGCCGGCCAAATTAAACCGCCGCTTCCGCATCCTGCAGATATTTACCGCTGCCTGGCAGGCCTTCAGCCACGGCACCAACGACGCCCAAAAATCAATGGGGATTATAACCTTTGCCCTGATTGCAGGAGGGTTCCAGTCAACCCTGGACGTGCCCCTGTGGGTCAAGGTTTCCTGCGCCTTCGCCATGGCTGCAGGAACTTCCATGGGGGGCTGGAAAATCATTAAAACCGTCGGCACCAGGATAATCAAGCTGGAGCCGGCCAACGGCTTTTCGGCCGACTTCAGTTCGGCCCTGGTAATCATTCTGGCTACCTTGTTTAAAATGCCGGTAAGCACCACCCACGTCATTTCATCCTCAATCATGGGCGTGGGCGCGGCCAAGCGGGTTTCGGCGGTAAACTGGGAAACGGCGGAAAAGATGGTAGTGGCATGGATGATTACCCTGCCCGTAACGGCCCTCTTTGCCGGAGTGATATACGGCCTGCTTTCCATCTTCTTTTAAATATCTCATTCACCCAGGCAACCCCGGACGGGGGTTCTTTAATTTAACAGACAAAAGCAGGAATTACAGGTACCTATAATGAAAAATCTATTATATTGCGCCCGCCTGCCAAAGCAGCCCGTATCAGGTCAGCGGGCTTTTCCGGCGGCAGTGCGGGCATGCTTTTCCGCCATCTTGAGGTACCTGCCCACAGCCCCCAGAAACCGATCCACCTCGTCTTCCCTGATCGGCCTGACAACCCTGGCGGGTGAGCCCAGCGCCAGCATTCCGGGAGGAATTTCCTGGCCCTGCAGGACAAGGGAACCGGCCCCCACCACGGCTCCGGCGCCTATTCTGGCGCCGTTGAGCACTATTGCCCCCATGCCGATATAGGCCCCGTCTTCAACCGTGCAGCCGTGCAGCAAAACCCGGTGCCCTACGGTCACCCTGTCTCCTATGACCAGGGGAAAGCCTGCATGCTCGTGCAGGATAGAACCGTCCTGGATGCTGGTGCAGGCTCCGATTACAACAGTATCAACATCGCCGCGGACCACCGAGTTGTACCAGATACTCGAGTAAGGGCCGATTTCTACCCTCCCCACCACCACCGCGGTGGGCGCTATGAAAGCTGTTTCGTCAATTTCCGGCCGCACTCCGTCATAAGGCAAGATCAAATAAAAACACTCCCCTTCCGGCGCAAGCTCCGACCTTAAAAACACGGGCCCGCCCGCGCCAAAATAAATCACGAAACCGGACGCAAAGCTGCTTAGATCATTATACCTTTTAAAAAACAGCGATCAAGATCTTTATTACAGAATCTTTATTACAGAAACCCCGGGGGCTTTTCATCAAACTTCTCTTCTGTTGTTCTCCTCCCCGTCGTTATTGACCTGGCTGTGGAATATCCCGTCCAGGGTGAGCTCCCGTGCCGTTTCCATTTCCAGCTGGCTTACCACCTCCCGCACTCCCCTGGCCTTCGCAGCGGCATTAACGGCCGCCTCCCTTTCTGCTTCGCTGTTTACCCTACCTTTTAAAAAAACCCTGCCCCTTACGGACTTCACCCCTATATGCTTGAGATTTACGCCTGAACCGGCCTTAAGCTCCTCCATTACTTCAAAGGTTACGTCCCCGTCGTCGACAGCCCCGTCCGTACTGATGGCAATGTTATTTTCTACGCCCCGCACGCCTTCAATGTCCCCAACCATTTTGCTTATGCTTTCCTTTTCCGAAAGGGTGTCGACAATTCCCGTAAGTATAACCACTCCGTTGACAACATCCGCCTTTAACCCGTATTCCCCCGATTCAATGTTTGAATCGAGAACCTCCTGCACCTTCCGCCTGATTTCGTCATCGGCTTGTTTTGCCATTTTCCCACTCCTCTTATAACATTTTTTAACCATAATCATTCATTTCTAAATAAAAGCCCGGCATGGTTCAAGCTTAGCCGAACTGTTCTAAAACGGTATTATCCCCCCATAAGGCATCATTAAAATTCTTAAAGTGCGGAAACCGGCAGAACCTGTTATAATATTATTGTAATTATCTGAATCATCACTCTCTATAAGGGGGGGAAGGGAGGCGCTCATGCCGGTAGCCAGGATTGACAGGAGGGTCAATAAAAAGGAGCTGACGGTGGACGAGCTTGAAATAATTCTTAAACTCAACAATATCGTCAGCTCAAACCTTGACATGGACGAAATCCTCTATTCCGTTCACTCCTACCTGCCCAGGCTTATTTTGCACTCGAAAAGCGTCATCTACTTCTACCACGAGAGAACCGGGGTCGTCACCGTCCAGTCCAACATCGGCCTGAGTGAAAAGCTGTTGAAAATTTTAACCGAAAACTC
The window above is part of the Pelotomaculum thermopropionicum SI genome. Proteins encoded here:
- a CDS encoding phosphate transport regulator (distant homolog of PhoU); translated protein: MFLSFLRKKRKDIFFEYFILVVKNIQLASQVFREELHNLKDAEQFALQIKTVENMGDQYTHEIIMALNKTFITPLEREDILDLTIKLDDILDLIEACAWSFDLFNISEPDEYMKLFARNIEMCTQEIVYAINYLVEKKLPEITRHTHKINDLENVADDLLRDSLKTLFSTCTDPIELIKRKEIYHMMEEVTDACEDVANILEGIIMRNS
- the SppA gene encoding Periplasmic serine proteases (ClpP class), with product MRTKGVVAVAFSLTEILWFVFLFMAFLPLLKQQRLEIVRLKLIRQIELKRKSRLITLIHRQESISILGIPISRYINIEDSEAVLRAIRLTPDDMPIDLVLHTPGGLVLASEQIARALQKHPAKVTVFVPHYAMSGGTMIALAADEIVMDENAVLGPVDPQLGEFPAVSVLEVVRQKGRDRVDDRTLMLAEIASKAVSQVKEFLYFLLSDKMEEARARELAELLASGTWTHDYPIDCEKLKEMGLPVTVGLMSEIYYLMDLYPQPPQRRPSVQFIPLPYGRREDQPGRR
- the SapB gene encoding Uncharacterized membrane protein, translating into MPINETQIAIRLFLAFLVGAVIGTERKIMHKPAGLRTHALVGLGAALFTIISAYGFVEFGGPPYYRTNMDPARIAAQIVVGVGFIGGGLIFREENKVSGLTTAASIWLTAALGTGIGAGMYFPVLIAAVLGFIALRLNRILKFFGINLEEHHD
- the AcuC gene encoding deacetylases (including yeast histone deacetylase and acetoin utilization protein); this translates as MKNMEGIGLRTGLIYDAAYLDHETHGCPESPARVKHTYEILKIAGMLEKLVTIKPRPATVEEVSLVHLPAYIERVKEFSKRGGGSFGNNTTGSPETFETALLAAGGTLSAVEAVLEGRVESAFALVRPPGHHARPGQAMGYCFFNNAAIAARYAIKRYGLSRVLIIDWDEHHGNGTEEIFYSDPSVLYFSVHRDWSYPGTGQAAKAGDGEGKGFNINVPLPKRSGDADYEHVFRRILRPVALAYRPQLVLVSAGFDAHRDDLIGQMSLTPYGYMALTGIVCEIATCCGGALAAVLEGGYNPGALAESVFAVLHTMAGWDAGSSSQPADEKPVKVNVMGIIEEVVKIHGSYWDFGF
- the PitA gene encoding phosphate/sulphate permeases, which produces MPDSALVIIAAVVLLALSFDFINGFHDTANSIATAISTKAMPPRAAIVLASFMNLLGALSFTGVAKTIGGKIADPLTLEHGMYIVAAALIAGIAWNLITWYYGIPSSSSHALIGSLTGAVITAAGFKAVNFRGFLAILEALIISPLAAFSTGFVIMTMVKIIFRNCQPAKLNRRFRILQIFTAAWQAFSHGTNDAQKSMGIITFALIAGGFQSTLDVPLWVKVSCAFAMAAGTSMGGWKIIKTVGTRIIKLEPANGFSADFSSALVIILATLFKMPVSTTHVISSSIMGVGAAKRVSAVNWETAEKMVVAWMITLPVTALFAGVIYGLLSIFF
- the OsmY gene encoding predicted periplasmic or secreted lipoprotein — its product is MAKQADDEIRRKVQEVLDSNIESGEYGLKADVVNGVVILTGIVDTLSEKESISKMVGDIEGVRGVENNIAISTDGAVDDGDVTFEVMEELKAGSGVNLKHIGVKSVRGRVFLKGRVNSEAEREAAVNAAAKARGVREVVSQLEMETARELTLDGIFHSQVNNDGEENNRREV
- the PaaY gene encoding carbonic anhydrases/acetyltransferases (isoleucine patch superfamily), which encodes MILPYDGVRPEIDETAFIAPTAVVVGRVEIGPYSSIWYNSVVRGDVDTVVIGACTSIQDGSILHEHAGFPLVIGDRVTVGHRVLLHGCTVEDGAYIGMGAIVLNGARIGAGAVVGAGSLVLQGQEIPPGMLALGSPARVVRPIREDEVDRFLGAVGRYLKMAEKHARTAAGKAR